A region of the bacterium genome:
TGGGGCGTGGATGAAACCACAGCAGCCGCCTTTCAGGACAGCTTGCTGTCGCGGGTTTTTCAGTTTGCCGATCGATGCGAGCTGGTTGCAGCAGATGCCAAGGAACGAGCCGCTTTGGCCGGCCGCCGCTTTGCCCAGAGCGAAGATCCCATTTTTGAAGAAGCGCTGTTCACTTTTGACAGCAACCGGGGGACGCTGCGCCATGTAGAAAAAGAGGCGCTGGAGCGCGGCTATCATCTATCCAAAGAATTCGCCATCAACAGCCGGGCGGCGAAAGATGTTCTCACTCTGCTGGTGGCCGTGGATCCGGAGAACTATGCTTCGGCGATGAACCTCAAAGTGGAGGAGCAGCTGACCGTCAGCGATACCACCTGGCGGGCTGCGTCCACCTATTTTGCCGGTTGGGAAGGTGCGGATTTCAACGCCTCCCTTTGGTCCCACGTTGCAGCGGCGGATCCGCTGGACCGCCGGGCCGTCTGGCTGCTGGAGCCGGTCAGCGATCCCAGCGACTCCCAGGTGGTGCGTTTGATCCCGGTTCCCAAAATGTTCTTACGCAAATTTTTTCTCGTGTCCGGCTTGCCGGTCCGCGGCTGGGTGTCGTTTCCGGCCGCTCATGCTGTGGGAGTGTATCTGAACGGCGAGCTCATCCGGCAGACACGCACCGCGGATGAGGAGAACAAAATGATGGAAGTGGAGCTCACCGATAATCTCGTGAGCGGGCAGAATCTGCTCGCTCTGGAGGTGGTCAAGGGAGAAGGCCGACCGCCTGTTTTTCAGGTGGAGCTGCGGGTGCGGCAGGTCGCCGGCTGGGAAAGATCGAGCGCGGTTCACGCCAGACAGCGGTGAACCATGCGGCTTGGCGGGGCCGGCGCCGGGTGTGAATAAAGCCCGCGGGGCAACCGAGAGGCGCAACGCAACGAATGAAGGATTGAGGCAGGATGCGATACTGGTTGATATTGTTCTTAGTGACTCTGGCGGCCATGGCCGGCGGCCAGGAACCGACCCCTGCAGCCGCTGACTCGACCCGGGCATTGCCGGCGCCGTCTGCAGTGGCGGAGGTGTCCCTGGAAGACATCCATATCGAAGCGGTGATCGAAAAACCGGCGGTCACCCTGATTCCCAAGCGGGTGGCCCCGGAAGTTGGGGAGGCGGCTCCTCTGACGCGCTCCTTTGATTCAGAGCTTAAGCAGCGGCCGGTTTTTCTCGATGAGGTAATTCGGGAGAAAGAGGAGGGTGCGCGCATGCAAACGGCCAAAAAAAATCTTGCTAAAGAAAAGAAATAAGAATATATTCTTTTTATTTTATTCCTTCGGCACGCATTTTTTTATTGCTTTTTCGGGAGGCTTCCATGGCTGAGATATTTCGTAACTTTAGTCCGGATGTTGCCGGTTATCTTTACATGTGGGCGTTGATGATTGCGGCGGTGTTCGCGGTGGCGATTGCGATCGAACGCGCGATCTATATCCTCGGCCGCAGCGACATCAATGCTGAAAAGTTCATGGGAGAGATCCGGAAATTGGTCACCGCCGGCAAGCTGGAAGACGCTCTGGATCTTTGTCTGCGCGCCAAGGATCGGGCGTTGCCCAAAGTTGTGGCCAGCGGGCTGCGCTCTGTGGTGAATAAACAACAGGTGGATTTCCGTTCCATTCAGAACGCGGTGGATGAGGGTATGCTCGAAGTCATTCCCAAGCTGCAGGCGCGCACCAATTATCTGGCCATGCTGGCCAACATCGCCACCTTGCTGGGTTTGCTCGGCACTATCTACGGTCTGATCATCGCCTTCCGTTCGATTTCTGCACCGGGCATCGATGCATCGGAAAAAGCTCGTCTGCTGGCGGCCGGCATTTCCACGGCTATGAACACCACGCTGGTGGGTCTGTTCATCGCGATTCCGACGATTTTCGCCTACACTTATCTGACCAACCGGACCGGCAAGATCATCGATGAGATCGACGAACACATGGTGAAACTGATTAACCTGTTAACCGGGAATCGTTAAGCATGGCTTATAAACCCTCTCAACGTCGTCATCTGGAAACGGAGCAGGTGGAGCTCAACCTGTTTCCGGTGATGAACATGATGGTGGTGTTGATCCCGCTTCTTCTGTCCACCACCCAGTTCGTCAAATACGGCGTCATCGAATTGAATCTGCCCCGCGCAGCCGGAGGCCCGGTGACTCAGACACTGATGGACAAAGAGGCGCAGCCGGGGCTGGATCTGACTATTTCGATCACCTCGCGTGGTTTTTATCTCTCCAGTTCGCAAGCGGTGCTGCGGGATCCAGTCACCGGCGGGCCTACCATCGGTCTGCAGCCCGACGGCGGCTATGATTTCGACGCACTGAATCGTAAACTGTATGAGCTCAAGCAGCGCGTGGTCGCTTCGCCGATGGACACCCGTAGGATCATCATCCAGGCGGAGATGAATATAGACTATCAGACTCTGGTCAGCACCATGGATGCGGCGCGCAGCATCAAAGTGAACAATGTCGGTTACGAGTTGTTCCCTGAAGTGGTTATCAGCGCGGGAATTTTATAGAAATCGATTAGGTACCCCCTATGGCTTTTATACCGTCACGCATCAAGCGGCATAACACCGGTGGTCCGACCAAAGTGGCGTTGAACCTTACTTCCATGATGGATATGTTCACCATCATCCTGGTGTTCTTGATCAAAAGCTATAACATCGAGGGCCAATTGACCCATCCCTCTCAGGACCTGACCCTGCCCAAATCCACCAGTCAACAGCTGCCGGAAGTGGCGTTGGACGTGACCGTGTCTAAGGAGTGGATCCTGGTCAATGAAAAACCGGTGGAGCGGTTGAGCAATCTGGCGAACCAGTCTGATCTGCTGATCCCCCGGTTGTTTGAGGCGCTGCAAAAGTATGCGCAGGAAGCCAAAAAGATGGAAGAGAGCTATGGCATCAAGTTCACCGGCAAGGTCACCATTCAGGGCGATCAAAAGCTGCCCTTCACCACCTTGCTCAAGGTGATGGCCACCTGCGGCCGTTCCGAGTTTCCCAACATGCGCCTGGTGGTATATCAAAAAGGCGGATAGGCGTCGCAGTTTGTCCGACGCTTCGTGCCTGAGAAATCTGCCGCTCGACCTGAGCGCGTGAGAGTGATTAATGGAGGAGTTTTAATACGGTCGCTGCCCTGCCGGAAAAATATTTTAGAAAGCCGTTCGAGGAACTGGATCGCGAGTTTCTGCTCATTTTATCGGCTTCCTTTGTTCTGCATGTGGCGTTTGTCCTCTTTTTCCTGTTCAACCCGCCTCCAGTGACCGTGCCTGACAGCACGATCCGCACCATTCAGGACCGTTATGCGCGGCTGGTGCTGGACCGGGAGGAGCAGACGGTGCGCATCGCCAACCGAATGATCGAGAACCTGCCTGTGGAAGCGCACAAGAAAAGGACGCCGCTTGCAGCGCGGCGGCCGGTTGCAGGAGGCCGAGGCGCCGCGGCGCAGAGCGGCGGCATTTCCGCCGCAGAAACAAAGCCCCCTGGCGGTGCAGTTGGAAGCGGTTCAACCCTGATATTGCCGTCCGGACCCGGCGGCGGGGCGGTGCGTCAGGCGGAGGCCGCAGTCAGCGGCCAGGGACTGCTGGCCATTCTTACCTCCGGAAGCCGTCAAGCGCAGGATCAAACCGTGAGTGATGTGGTGGCCAGCGGAGGTCAGGCCTCTCAGGCTTTTGATCAGGTGTTTGACAACATCGACCGGTTGGCCGAAAGCGGCCGTTCCACCCGGACCAGCGGCGTTCCTGCTGGGACAGCGGGCGTGGCCGGTGCACGCGGAGGCCGTACGACCACCAGCGGCGTCAAAAGCCATGACTTGATCTTCGGCCCCGGTGATGGTGCGCGCGGCGGATCAGGAACCGGAGCGGGTTCCGGTTCGGTCGTAGCCCGTAAAAGCGATATCGAGACCGTCGGTCTGGCGCCTCTCACGGCAGAGAGCGATCTGCAGGGCGGGGGCGGATCCGTCGCCGGCGCTCGCAACGTCAACGAGGTGTCGGCGGTCGTCTACAGCCACAGTCAGGCGATCCAGTACTGTTATGAACGGGAGCTGAAACGCAATCCCGAATTGAAGGGCAAGGTGGTCGTGCGGTTCACCATTCTGCCCAATGGCACGGTGACCAACGCGACGATCCTCTCTTCGACGCTCGACAATGAAAATGTGGAACGCTGCATCCTGTCCAGAGTTTCACGATGGGATGATTTCGGCACCATCGACGAGCGGTTGGGCAACGCCGTTTTCCGCCAGGTCTATACCTTCGGTTTTTGACAAGACCGCAGCGCCGCCCTGTGCCTTGGGCTCGGTCGCGCACACCTTCAGCTTTTGCTTCCATCCCGGCTACCTCATGAGGATCAGCGAAAGACAAGCAAGCGGTCAGGTGCTCTCACCTGACATTTTTTTATGTATGATCAAAAGCGAGATGATTGTATGCGTTGGAAACGAACACACACCTGCGGTGAGTTGAGAAAAGAGAATGAGAATCAGAACGTGTGCCTCATGGGATGGGTGGATCGCCGGCGGGATCACGGCGGTTTGATTTTCATCGATCTACGGGATCGTTATGGGACCACCCAGATACAGATCAATCCGGATTCGCAGGCCTATGAAGAGGCGAAAAGCCTACGCAGCGAATTCGTGGTGGCTTTCAAAGGCCGGGTGCGGCTGCGGCCCGAGGGTATGGTCAATGCCAAGCTTCTGACCGGTGAGATCGAGTTGATGGCGGAGGAGATGGAATTATTGAACACCTCGAAAACGCCGCCCTTTCCCATCAGCGGCGAGAGCAATGTGTCCGAGGACCTGCGATTAAAATATCGTTATCTGGACCTGCGCCGTCCGGAGATGCAGCGCCATCTGCTCGTGCGCCATCAGGTCGCTCAGATCGTCCGGCGTTTTCTCTCCGGCCTGCAGTTTGTTGAGGTGGAAACGCCCATCCTGAGCAAGAGCACGCCGGAGGGCGCCCGCGATTATCTTGTGCCCAGCCGGGTTTGGAAAGGCCGTCTGTACGCTCTGCCGCAGTCGCCGCAGACCTATAAACAGCTGCTTATGATGGGCGGTTATGACCGCTATTTTCAGATTGTGCGCTGTTTCCGGGATGAGGATCTGCGCGCCGACCGACAGCCCGAGTTCACCCAGATCGATCTGGAGATGTCCTTTGTCGATGAGGAGGACGTCATGACCGTGGCCGAAGGATTGATGGCGAAGATTCTGCAAGAGGTGATGCATATCTCCGTTCCGCTGCCCTTTCCCCGTATTCCGTATTCCCAGGCCATGGCAGAGTACGGCAGCGATAAGCCGGATGTTCGTTTCGATCTCAAACTCAGAGAGATCAGCGACCTGGTTGGTTTTAGCGAATTCCGCGTGTTCCGAGAGGCCGTGGCCGGCGGCGGCATTGTCGCCGGGCTGACTGTGCCCGGAGGCGGTCGGTTCTCGAGAAAACAGATCGACGACTGGACCGCTTGGGCTAAAGGCCGCGGCGCAGCCGGCCTGGTGGCTATCAAGATCAAGCAGGGCGATTGGGACAGCTCGCTGAACAAATTTTTCAGCGATGAACTGCGCCTGCGGATCACGGCTGCTATGGCGGCGCAGGACGGCGATCTGCTGCTGCTGGCGGCGGAAAAGCGCGAGACTGCGCAGACCCTGCTCGGCGCCCTGCGCTTGGAGCTCGGCGCCCAGCTGGGCATGATCCCGCAGGATCAGCTTGGTCTGACCTGGGTGATCGATTTTCCCCTGTTCGAATACAGCGACGAGGAAAAACGGTATGTCGCCCGCCATCATCCCTTTACCTCCTCCAAGGCGGCGGACCTCAACGATCTCACCACCCGTCCGGCGGAAGTTCAGGCGCGGGCGTATGACCTGGTGATGCAGGGCATGGAGATCGCCGGCGGCAGCATACGGATTTACGACACCGAGACTCAGAGCCGGATGTTTGAGGCGTTGGGCATCAGCGACCAGGAAGCGCAGGAAAAGTTCGGCTTTTTGCTGGAGGCCCTCTCCTATGGAGCTCCGCCGCATGGCGGCATCGCCTTTGGCTTTGACCGTCTGGTGATGATCCTGGCCGGATGCCAGTCGATCCGGGATGTCATCGCTTTTCCGAAAACCGCCAGCGCCATGTCGCTGATGGAAAACTGTCCGGCTCAGGTCCATCCCAAACAGCTGGAGGAACTGGGCATCATTTTCAGGGCGGATTGACGGTTTTCCCGTTTTTTAGGGCAAAAAGGGGTTTGATAAACACGAATATTCTTGACAATTACCCAATTTTTTCTTAAAATGGGCCAAGGAGAGATACCGTTTATTCTTACGGTGCAAGTACGTCTGGATGGTAAATGGGGATACCATGTAAAAATTTATTATCACCGTAGCAATAGAAGGTACGAGCAGTTCATGCGAAAGGAGGTGTAGCCTTGATGAAGCGATTCTCCACCACCAGCATACGGCTAGCCGTATTCGTCGTTCTTTTGGTCGCATTGGTGATCGTTGGGTGCAGCAAACATCCCAATGAGAAGCAATTGAAGGCGCTAGAGGATGCCAAAGCCGCAGCCCTGTCCGCCGAGCAAAAAGCCGCCGACTGCAGCAGCGAGAAGGCCAAGCTGCAGGCTCAGTTAGCGGAAGCGAAACAAAAGCTCGAAATGATGAAGCAGGAAAAAGTAGATGTGGCGAAAAGACTGGCTGCATGGTAATTGGAAACAAGGGTCTGAATTAAACCTTTACGGAGGGTGTAAATGAAGTTCTCCAGCAAAGTTTTGCTTATTCTGACGCTTGCGCTTTCCTTTACGATGCTTTCGGGTTCCTATGCGACTGCACAAGAAAAGATGAGCATGGACGAGTATAATGCTCAACTCAAAGACTGGCAGACCAGAGAGGCCAATGCAAAGAAAGCAGTTGAGGAATGTGCATCAAGCGTTGCCGCGTTAAAAACTGAAATAGCCGGTATCACCGCCGAATCAGATAAACTCTGGAGTGAAATCCTTGAGATGATCGGCACCGACCAAGCCAGCGTAGATGCGTATCGCAACATGTTGAAAGCTTTGGACAGCCAGGCGGACGGTTTGTTGGCCCTGTCGCCGGAAGAGCTGTTCAAGCGGAGTGATGAAGTGGCGGCGTTGGAAGCCAAACTGGCGGAAGCCAAAAAGAACAAGATCTCGGTTTTGACGGAGATGCAGAATTTGATCGCTTCCATCGAAGGCAAAATCACCCAGATCAAAAACAAGATGCCGAAGGCCATGTACGACAACTATACCGTGGTGGTCGGCGATTATCTGTGGAAGATCGCGGGCAAAAAGAATATCTATGCGAATCCCTATCAGTGGATGCGCATCTATTCGTATAACAAAGATCAGATCAAAGACCCCGACCTGATCTATCCAAAACAGGTGTTCAAGATTCATCGCGAATGCGGACCGGATGAATATCTGGTTGCCAAGGGCGATTATCTGAAAAAGATCGCCTCGAATCCCAAAGTGTTCGGTGATCCGACCAAGTGGACCAAGTTGTACGAAAAGAATAAAGCCATCATCGGCAGCGATCCCACCCGCCTGTATCCGTACACGGTGCTGGTGATTCCGCGCTGATCGCTTTGATTGTTTCCGGCAGCATCCGGGCGTTCTTCGAAGGCATGGACAGATTCGAAACGCAAAACGGCAAAACCGCAGGGAACCCGGTGATGCGGCGACCGGAAGCTGTGTGAAAGTTGACTCTCGATCCGGATTGTTCGACAACCGGATCGAGAGTTTTTTTTTGAGCCCGGTGCGGCCGGCGGCCTGCCGCGCGGCGCACGCACGGCGCATCGCGCCGTGATCATGCTGAGGCCGATGCGAGAAATCAAACTGTGACAGCTAAAAAAGATGTGGAAGGCGATTACGAACGCCGGCTGGTCCTCAAAGGCATCGATCCCCTGATTCTGTTCGGAATGCGGGACAGCCACCTTCGCCTGCTGGAAGAAGAGTTGGACGCGCAAATCATCGCCCGCGGTCAGGAGATCATTCTGCGGGGGATGGAAGCGCAGGTGCATCGCGCAGAAAAGGTGCTGCAGGAATTGATCTATTTAGCCAACCGCAACGGTCTGATCTCTCCCGACGACATTCTCGCGGTGACCCGAGTGACCGATCTGACGTCTAAGAACAGAGAACCCAGCGAGTCGGCCGACGGCGAGCAGGTGATCGTCTACACCCGCAACGGTTTGATCAAGCCACGGACCGAGGGGCAGCAGGCTTACCTGGCCACCTGCCGGCAAAACGACATCGTCTTCGCCATTGGACCGGCCGGCACGGGCAAAACCTTTATGGCGGTCGCCGTGGCCATGGCCGCGCTGCGTGATAAACTGGTGGAACGCATCGCCCTCTGCCGTCCGGCGGTGGAGGCGGGAGAGAGCCTCGGTTTTCTACCCGGCGATTTCCGCGAAAAAGTCGATCCGTACTTGCGGCCGCTGTACGACGCGCTGTACGATATGGCGCCCGCCGATAAACTGAAACGGCTTTTGGAGACCCGGGTCATCGAAATTGTGCCGCTGGCCTATATGCGCGGCCGCACGCTCAACAATGCATTTGTGATTCTCGATGAAGCGCAGAACACCACTTCGCTGCAGATGAAGATGTTTCTCACCCGCCTGGGCAATAATTCCAAGGCCATCATCACCGGCGACATCACTCAAATCGATCTGCCGGAAAAAACCGAATCCGGTCTGGTGCAGATCCAGACCATTCTCCGAGGGATCGAAGGCATCGGATTTGCGTATCTCTCGGATCGCGATGTCGTGCGTCATCACCTGGTTCGCAAGATCATCAAGGCCTATGAAAAGAACAGCGCCAACGGCCGCAGCAAACCGGGAGAGCCTGAATGAACGCCATGCGTCGACGATTGGAACGAATGATCAATGAGTCACAGGACTCCCCGGGATTGTACGCGAGCAAAGGCGATCCCACTTGGTTCCTCCGCTATCAGCGGCAGATCTATGGCGTGCTGCTGCTGGCGGTGTTCATCACCATCCTGTTTCCTGAAACCGCTAAATTTCAATACGGGGATCTGCGCGAAGGCAAGGTGTATATCGGCCCCGAGATCATCGCGCCCTACACCTTTCCGGTTAACAAGAGCGGCCTCGAGTATACGGCCGACGTCGCGCAGGCCCGCTCATCGATCGCGCCGGTCTTTCAGCGCGACAGCACCATCGCAGCGGTGCAAACGCACGCGGCGGAGCGGCTCTTCGTGCAAATGCATGAGCAGCTGAGAAAGCCCTCCCTTACCGTGGAAGAGCTGCGCGGGTTTTTCGAAAAGAACGGCGTGGCACTGGCTGTCGACGACTTGTCCATGCTGATCAACCCGGTGGCCGCCGGAGCTGCAGAGAACCTCAACGGAGTCCTTGCCTCCCGTCTGGCTTTATCCCGCTCGATTCAGAATGTGGTGCTGCCGTTGCTCAAGGAGATGTTCAGCGCCGGCATTCTGAATGTGGAAAAGAAGAGCCTGGCGACGCAGCCGGGCAAGATATCGGTCCGCTCAAACGCCGGCGAAATGCTCGAGGACGCCAACTATTACCGCGGCCCGCTGGAAGCCCAGGCGCGCTTTCTCGAGCAGTTGCGGGCCGACTCTGAGTTGAACGAGAGCGCGGCCCGATTGGCCTACAAGATCGCTGTTCATTTTTTAGCGCCCAATCTGTTTTACAACGCCGCGGAAACTTTCCAGCGGCAGGAGGAGGCGGTGGCCAATGTGCCGCTGGCCAAGGACCAGGTGCTCGCCGGAGAACGGATCATCGACAGCCATCAACGCATCACCCAGGAACACATCGACAAGCTGAATTCGCTCACGCAGGCGCGTATCGAACGTAAGGAGGCTTCTGGCCTGTGGTCGCGCTTCTCCTACAGCGTCGGCAATTTTTTCTTCACCCTGTTGCTGCTGATCATCCTCGTGGTGTTTCTGTACAAGGTCCGCCGGGAGATCTTTGACCGCCCCAAGCAGCTGCTGCTTCTTGGCGTCACCATTCTGCTTACCGGCCTCGTGGTGTTTCTGGCCAACGAGTTGAACCTGCCGGCGCTCGCGGTGCCGGTCACCATGGGCGTGATCATCGTGGTTGTTTTTTTCGACATCCCGGTGGCCCTTGCCTATGCCGTCACTATCAATCTTCTGATGGGCGCCATGCGCGGTCATGAGTACGACATCACCTTTATCTCATTTTTTGTCTCCCTGTTCGCTATGCTCTCCTCCAGCCGCGTGCGTTCGCGGCGATGGATCCTGAGCACCATGGCCGCGGTCATGGCTGCCTATCTGGTCGGTATCCTGGTGCAGGATTATCTGAACTATCTCTCCCTCAAAGAGATCTCCCGGGACCTGGGCTATGGCCTGATCAACGGATTTCTGTCGTCCATCTTTGCCTACGGCTTGATCATGATCCTGGAATATCTGTTCAACATGACCACGGACATGACCCTGCTTGAGCTGTCGGATTTAAACCATCCGCTGATGCGGCAGCTGGCGTTGCAGGCGCCGGGCACCTACCATCACAGTCTGATGGTAGGCAATCTGTCCGAGGCGGCGGCCGAGGCCATCGGCGGCAACG
Encoded here:
- a CDS encoding HDIG domain-containing protein — its product is MNAMRRRLERMINESQDSPGLYASKGDPTWFLRYQRQIYGVLLLAVFITILFPETAKFQYGDLREGKVYIGPEIIAPYTFPVNKSGLEYTADVAQARSSIAPVFQRDSTIAAVQTHAAERLFVQMHEQLRKPSLTVEELRGFFEKNGVALAVDDLSMLINPVAAGAAENLNGVLASRLALSRSIQNVVLPLLKEMFSAGILNVEKKSLATQPGKISVRSNAGEMLEDANYYRGPLEAQARFLEQLRADSELNESAARLAYKIAVHFLAPNLFYNAAETFQRQEEAVANVPLAKDQVLAGERIIDSHQRITQEHIDKLNSLTQARIERKEASGLWSRFSYSVGNFFFTLLLLIILVVFLYKVRREIFDRPKQLLLLGVTILLTGLVVFLANELNLPALAVPVTMGVIIVVVFFDIPVALAYAVTINLLMGAMRGHEYDITFISFFVSLFAMLSSSRVRSRRWILSTMAAVMAAYLVGILVQDYLNYLSLKEISRDLGYGLINGFLSSIFAYGLIMILEYLFNMTTDMTLLELSDLNHPLMRQLALQAPGTYHHSLMVGNLSEAAAEAIGGNGLLARGGAYYHDIGKMEKPEYFVENQARGRNPQEKLTPTMSSLVLLNHVRKGSEMARTLRLPQVVAAFIEEHHGTSLMSFFYQKAVEQNKGEYVSDTEFRYPGPRPQSKETAIVMLADAVEATSRTLKEPSPSRIKQMVDHMIDERFKSGELDESPLTLQDLTKISLSFQKILNGLFHRRIEYPKSGPTQADEEDKHEDQNTAQS
- a CDS encoding energy transducer TonB, with amino-acid sequence MIENLPVEAHKKRTPLAARRPVAGGRGAAAQSGGISAAETKPPGGAVGSGSTLILPSGPGGGAVRQAEAAVSGQGLLAILTSGSRQAQDQTVSDVVASGGQASQAFDQVFDNIDRLAESGRSTRTSGVPAGTAGVAGARGGRTTTSGVKSHDLIFGPGDGARGGSGTGAGSGSVVARKSDIETVGLAPLTAESDLQGGGGSVAGARNVNEVSAVVYSHSQAIQYCYERELKRNPELKGKVVVRFTILPNGTVTNATILSSTLDNENVERCILSRVSRWDDFGTIDERLGNAVFRQVYTFGF
- a CDS encoding LysM peptidoglycan-binding domain-containing protein, with product MIGTDQASVDAYRNMLKALDSQADGLLALSPEELFKRSDEVAALEAKLAEAKKNKISVLTEMQNLIASIEGKITQIKNKMPKAMYDNYTVVVGDYLWKIAGKKNIYANPYQWMRIYSYNKDQIKDPDLIYPKQVFKIHRECGPDEYLVAKGDYLKKIASNPKVFGDPTKWTKLYEKNKAIIGSDPTRLYPYTVLVIPR
- a CDS encoding PhoH family protein, producing MRDSHLRLLEEELDAQIIARGQEIILRGMEAQVHRAEKVLQELIYLANRNGLISPDDILAVTRVTDLTSKNREPSESADGEQVIVYTRNGLIKPRTEGQQAYLATCRQNDIVFAIGPAGTGKTFMAVAVAMAALRDKLVERIALCRPAVEAGESLGFLPGDFREKVDPYLRPLYDALYDMAPADKLKRLLETRVIEIVPLAYMRGRTLNNAFVILDEAQNTTSLQMKMFLTRLGNNSKAIITGDITQIDLPEKTESGLVQIQTILRGIEGIGFAYLSDRDVVRHHLVRKIIKAYEKNSANGRSKPGEPE
- a CDS encoding biopolymer transporter ExbD; translated protein: MAYKPSQRRHLETEQVELNLFPVMNMMVVLIPLLLSTTQFVKYGVIELNLPRAAGGPVTQTLMDKEAQPGLDLTISITSRGFYLSSSQAVLRDPVTGGPTIGLQPDGGYDFDALNRKLYELKQRVVASPMDTRRIIIQAEMNIDYQTLVSTMDAARSIKVNNVGYELFPEVVISAGIL
- a CDS encoding biopolymer transporter ExbD — protein: MAFIPSRIKRHNTGGPTKVALNLTSMMDMFTIILVFLIKSYNIEGQLTHPSQDLTLPKSTSQQLPEVALDVTVSKEWILVNEKPVERLSNLANQSDLLIPRLFEALQKYAQEAKKMEESYGIKFTGKVTIQGDQKLPFTTLLKVMATCGRSEFPNMRLVVYQKGG
- a CDS encoding MotA/TolQ/ExbB proton channel family protein → MAEIFRNFSPDVAGYLYMWALMIAAVFAVAIAIERAIYILGRSDINAEKFMGEIRKLVTAGKLEDALDLCLRAKDRALPKVVASGLRSVVNKQQVDFRSIQNAVDEGMLEVIPKLQARTNYLAMLANIATLLGLLGTIYGLIIAFRSISAPGIDASEKARLLAAGISTAMNTTLVGLFIAIPTIFAYTYLTNRTGKIIDEIDEHMVKLINLLTGNR
- the aspS gene encoding aspartate--tRNA ligase, encoding MRWKRTHTCGELRKENENQNVCLMGWVDRRRDHGGLIFIDLRDRYGTTQIQINPDSQAYEEAKSLRSEFVVAFKGRVRLRPEGMVNAKLLTGEIELMAEEMELLNTSKTPPFPISGESNVSEDLRLKYRYLDLRRPEMQRHLLVRHQVAQIVRRFLSGLQFVEVETPILSKSTPEGARDYLVPSRVWKGRLYALPQSPQTYKQLLMMGGYDRYFQIVRCFRDEDLRADRQPEFTQIDLEMSFVDEEDVMTVAEGLMAKILQEVMHISVPLPFPRIPYSQAMAEYGSDKPDVRFDLKLREISDLVGFSEFRVFREAVAGGGIVAGLTVPGGGRFSRKQIDDWTAWAKGRGAAGLVAIKIKQGDWDSSLNKFFSDELRLRITAAMAAQDGDLLLLAAEKRETAQTLLGALRLELGAQLGMIPQDQLGLTWVIDFPLFEYSDEEKRYVARHHPFTSSKAADLNDLTTRPAEVQARAYDLVMQGMEIAGGSIRIYDTETQSRMFEALGISDQEAQEKFGFLLEALSYGAPPHGGIAFGFDRLVMILAGCQSIRDVIAFPKTASAMSLMENCPAQVHPKQLEELGIIFRAD